The window CACCCGTGCATTTAGGAATAAATAATTAAAACAAGGAGAATACCGTGATAGACAGTTATCGAGAAGGTATACTGGTCAAAGCCTACGAGCGGCTTGACATGCAGCAGGTAAAGTGGCTGGATCAGGCCTCTCTGGAGATTCTAAACGATCCCGGTATCTGGTGCTACAATCAAAGGGCTGCTAAACTTTTCGAGTCTCACGGGGCCAAAGTCCGGGAAGAAAAAGACAAGCATACCGTTTGTTGGCGCGTAAGCTTCCCATCCGGCCTTATCAGAGAAGCGGTTGCACAGGCCCCTTCGCGCCTGGTTTTGGGGGCCAGGACGTCGGAGAATCGATTGCTGCTCGACGCACAAGTACCGCGAGTGTACTTTGGCTCGGGTTCCGAGGCCAATATCTGGGTCGAGACCGAGATGGAATCGTATGTGAGCGTCAAAGACGCCGGCGTCACGATCCAAGTCCCCCGGTTTCGTGAACTTCGGGGCGATACGGCGCTGCTCGGGCGGGCGGCCAGGCTTTGCGATCAACTGGAAAATTTGGACTTTTTCATCCGGCCGCTGAACATACAAGATCCCGGCATCACAACCGACAACCACGATGTCAACAAGTTTTTTGCCAGTTTGAACAATATCACCAAACACGTCCAGGCCGGATTGACCCGATTAGACCGGCTCGACCATGTGGTGCGTATGGGTGAAATTATTGCCGGAGGCCCTGAAGCCCTCAGAAAAAATCCTGTGGTTTCATTTATCGCCTGTGTGTTCAAAAGCCCCTTGCAGATCGTGGACGATACCGCCGAAAAAGTGTTTGCCATCGTCGAGAGCGGCCTGCCTCTGGTGATTTCGTCATCTCCCCAGGGAGGATCGTCGGCCCCGATTCAAGAGGCGGGGATGGTGGCCCAGATCAATGCCGAAATTTTAGTCGGCATCACCCTGACCCAGTTGATTAAAGCCGGGGCTCCTGTGCTGTACGGGAGCGTGCCGGTGCGGGCCCGCATGGATGATCTTCACGACCTGTATGGATGTCCCGAATTCAACCAGTACAACATCGACTGCGTGCAACTGGCACGCTTCTATAACATTCCCTGCTATTCCACCGCCGGGGTGGGTGATGCCAAGGTTCCGGGCATGCAGGCCACGTTTGAGAAACTCTTTACGCATCTTTACATGGCCATGAGCGGTGCCCAGTACATTCACTACGCCTTCGGCCTGCTGGATCGGACCAACAGCTTCTGTCCGCTCCAGGCGGTATTGGACAACGAGCAGATCGGTAAGATCAAACACTGCCTGCGCGAG of the Candidatus Desulfatibia profunda genome contains:
- a CDS encoding trimethylamine methyltransferase family protein, yielding MIDSYREGILVKAYERLDMQQVKWLDQASLEILNDPGIWCYNQRAAKLFESHGAKVREEKDKHTVCWRVSFPSGLIREAVAQAPSRLVLGARTSENRLLLDAQVPRVYFGSGSEANIWVETEMESYVSVKDAGVTIQVPRFRELRGDTALLGRAARLCDQLENLDFFIRPLNIQDPGITTDNHDVNKFFASLNNITKHVQAGLTRLDRLDHVVRMGEIIAGGPEALRKNPVVSFIACVFKSPLQIVDDTAEKVFAIVESGLPLVISSSPQGGSSAPIQEAGMVAQINAEILVGITLTQLIKAGAPVLYGSVPVRARMDDLHDLYGCPEFNQYNIDCVQLARFYNIPCYSTAGVGDAKVPGMQATFEKLFTHLYMAMSGAQYIHYAFGLLDRTNSFCPLQAVLDNEQIGKIKHCLREPKVNPGAIEDTLKTVKKVMASPYRLYARHVRKAMHAGDVSNPYRFESKGLEDKVLQNALEYMHQLEQKPAVHLEHAIVDRIFKEVPGLLPGLKQAS